A single genomic interval of Atribacterota bacterium harbors:
- a CDS encoding anti-sigma factor, with the protein MKCNQANKLINEYLDQHLAESERKELENHIQSCPSCQKELEDMKHLFSDISLLSKKQVVPEGLTQAVMSKIQNSGVEIQPSFWERLKHILTMPRFSLRW; encoded by the coding sequence ATGAAATGTAACCAGGCAAACAAGTTAATAAATGAATATTTAGACCAGCACTTAGCGGAAAGTGAAAGAAAAGAGCTGGAAAATCATATCCAATCATGTCCTTCTTGCCAGAAAGAATTAGAGGATATGAAGCATCTCTTTTCTGATATTAGCTTGTTAAGCAAAAAACAGGTAGTTCCGGAAGGATTGACTCAGGCTGTCATGAGTAAGATACAAAATAGCGGTGTAGAGATTCAGCCATCATTCTGGGAAAGATTAAAGCATATTCTTACAATGCCCCGCTTTTCCCTGCGGTGGAT
- a CDS encoding tetratricopeptide repeat protein yields MNRKQIRNNKIKRSIKGLFTVTFLGLFIIFTLFFTGCNAFNPQTGSLEGEVHRQTIDGSVPLEGALVTVNGAENTAQSDQEGYFLLNEVPAGKRTVTIIKDGYITAKLINVYIEPDIVNEANIGQPVILKAKEDRAVYDIAMEYYQQEDYSQALTEFQSLIDNYPSSSWADDSRYQIAWCYINIENYTQSIIEFENLLLNYADSEYRDDAQYYMGWCYEKKLGLPIPAIMTYYSLLLEYPDSEWADDTQLGIGNCYYVTQDYGNAITEYQKVIDNYPLSDLLPLAQYSIAQSYRLAYYRTTAIEEYRELILTYPYSEYCGPSQYYIGYCYYEKNDYQTAISEFQKVLYNYPNSTWPDENREVAPSAQFYIGWCYEKLSLWAEALEVYQSLINKYPGSTFSDGSSIPVYVKERIDWINETYFPESPEE; encoded by the coding sequence ATGAATAGAAAACAAATAAGAAATAATAAGATAAAAAGAAGTATCAAAGGACTATTCACAGTCACTTTTTTGGGATTATTCATAATATTTACACTATTTTTTACAGGATGTAATGCTTTTAATCCTCAAACAGGTTCCCTGGAAGGTGAAGTACACAGGCAGACTATTGATGGCTCTGTTCCGCTGGAAGGTGCCCTGGTGACTGTAAATGGTGCAGAAAACACAGCCCAGTCTGACCAGGAAGGTTATTTTTTACTCAACGAAGTTCCTGCAGGAAAAAGAACCGTGACAATAATAAAAGATGGCTATATTACAGCCAAATTAATTAATGTTTATATAGAGCCGGATATAGTTAATGAAGCAAATATAGGACAGCCGGTTATTTTAAAGGCAAAGGAAGACCGTGCTGTTTATGATATTGCGATGGAATATTACCAGCAGGAAGATTACTCCCAGGCATTAACAGAGTTTCAGAGTCTCATAGATAATTACCCTTCAAGTAGCTGGGCGGATGATTCCCGGTATCAAATTGCCTGGTGTTACATAAACATAGAAAACTATACACAGTCAATTATTGAATTTGAAAACTTACTGCTTAATTATGCTGACAGCGAATACAGGGATGATGCGCAATATTATATGGGCTGGTGTTATGAAAAAAAATTAGGTTTACCTATACCGGCAATCATGACTTACTATTCTCTCTTGCTTGAATATCCTGATAGTGAATGGGCTGATGATACCCAATTGGGAATAGGTAATTGTTACTATGTTACCCAGGATTATGGTAATGCTATAACCGAATACCAGAAGGTCATCGATAATTACCCTTTAAGTGATTTGTTGCCCCTGGCACAATACAGTATTGCACAGAGTTATCGTCTGGCCTATTATCGTACTACTGCTATAGAGGAATACAGAGAGCTGATTTTAACCTATCCTTACAGTGAATACTGCGGGCCATCTCAATATTATATAGGATACTGTTATTATGAAAAAAATGATTACCAAACAGCTATTTCTGAATTTCAGAAAGTCCTTTATAATTATCCTAACTCTACCTGGCCTGATGAGAACAGGGAAGTAGCGCCAAGCGCACAATTCTATATAGGCTGGTGTTATGAAAAACTTTCATTATGGGCTGAAGCCCTGGAAGTATATCAGTCTTTAATTAACAAATATCCGGGAAGTACATTCAGTGACGGCAGTTCTATCCCCGTATATGTGAAGGAAAGAATAGATTGGATTAATGAAACATATTTTCCGGAATCCCCGGAAGAATGA
- a CDS encoding tetratricopeptide repeat protein: MKNHILIEKTVIPFIIFIIGIFIVFNISVIAQNREEPVQNEPGELISKISCLEQGKELYREQKYDEAIEKLEECAELDPDNPEIFFFIAQSYFQQGQSRSLFSGRKYYKQAYDVSDTAIKKYLLQIENYPDKEHTNEYLRLAYMYEIRSIIPGVDEYQEALDIYQKILIEKPYLTSPYIHMGWIYYQQNDYQAAIDIYLKYLESGAKSDSVYYHLGLSYDKIGEKEKAEYYFQLILEEFPDTEMADRAKKEL; the protein is encoded by the coding sequence ATGAAAAATCACATATTAATAGAAAAAACAGTTATTCCTTTTATTATATTTATTATTGGAATATTTATAGTTTTTAATATTTCTGTCATTGCCCAGAATAGAGAAGAGCCTGTTCAAAATGAACCTGGTGAGCTGATATCAAAAATTAGCTGTTTAGAGCAGGGTAAAGAGCTTTATCGGGAACAAAAATATGATGAGGCAATAGAAAAGCTGGAAGAGTGTGCAGAGCTGGACCCGGATAATCCGGAAATATTTTTTTTTATAGCCCAGTCTTATTTTCAACAGGGACAGAGCCGCTCATTATTTAGTGGCAGAAAGTATTACAAGCAGGCATATGATGTATCCGATACAGCAATTAAAAAATATTTATTACAGATTGAAAATTATCCTGATAAGGAACATACTAACGAGTATCTAAGGTTAGCTTATATGTATGAGATTCGCAGCATAATACCAGGTGTTGATGAATACCAGGAAGCCCTGGATATCTATCAAAAAATATTAATCGAAAAACCCTACCTAACCAGCCCTTATATTCATATGGGCTGGATATATTATCAGCAGAATGATTACCAGGCTGCCATTGATATATATTTGAAATACCTGGAATCAGGGGCTAAAAGTGATTCTGTTTACTACCACTTAGGCCTATCTTATGATAAAATAGGTGAAAAAGAAAAAGCCGAATATTATTTCCAACTTATTTTGGAAGAATTTCCCGATACAGAGATGGCTGACAGAGCCAAAAAAGAATTGTAA
- a CDS encoding sigma-70 family RNA polymerase sigma factor, with amino-acid sequence MNKTLGSLTFIRNVKCEDLTPFEILNIYLLDNNIMPHDDLKMIEACLLGNTQAFSGIINKYKGMVYNLAYRMCGNIHDSEDIAQEAFVKAYQSLSHYNSAFRFSTWLYQITLNVIRDRMKRKNIDSISLDTPFPDGRPLHDNLSIDGKNNPEEQMATRERVEGVQRAIMSLPLQYREIIVLRHLQDLSYRELASILKVSPDTVKIRLYRAREQLKSILKKN; translated from the coding sequence ATGAATAAAACTTTGGGGTCTTTGACATTTATTAGAAATGTCAAATGTGAAGACCTGACCCCCTTTGAAATACTAAACATTTATTTATTGGATAACAATATTATGCCCCATGATGATTTAAAAATGATTGAAGCATGCCTACTGGGAAATACACAGGCATTTTCCGGAATAATAAATAAGTACAAGGGAATGGTTTATAATCTGGCTTATCGTATGTGTGGTAATATTCATGATTCTGAAGATATTGCCCAGGAGGCATTTGTAAAGGCATACCAGTCGCTGTCCCATTATAATTCTGCATTTCGTTTTTCTACCTGGCTTTACCAGATTACTTTAAATGTTATCAGAGACCGGATGAAAAGAAAAAATATAGACAGCATCTCCCTTGACACACCTTTCCCTGACGGCAGACCTCTCCATGATAATTTATCTATTGACGGGAAAAATAATCCTGAAGAACAAATGGCAACCCGTGAACGTGTTGAAGGAGTACAGAGGGCAATAATGTCTTTGCCTCTTCAGTACCGTGAGATTATTGTTTTGCGCCATCTACAGGATTTAAGCTACCGGGAATTAGCCTCAATATTAAAGGTATCTCCTGATACCGTAAAGATTCGCCTGTACCGGGCGAGGGAACAGCTAAAAAGTATTTTGAAAAAAAATTAA